A genomic stretch from Rhodothermales bacterium includes:
- a CDS encoding O-antigen ligase family protein, with amino-acid sequence MRAIEHRIVGTYSESSYEKWARGAFLVYLFFTFFGTSAPFPDFTSDPRDIETSNPLNQLQSLLFVVSMASLVGKQEQVRTFVRTEKYLTLLLAWCLLSVAWSPYPIVSIKRWIGLFGEVIICLAALLHFRWSEEALRYFRPILFLYIPLSILAVLFIHEATQWEFPAWRGLAPTKNNLGQITLFSIVLWCGIIPYNRKRLINLTHYAMLALTVILFIGARSTTSYLAGLVTLGVLLITRASMWLEQPLFTRVYTTALLTGMVLIGTIIVVGAPDLLASFFGLFGKDLTFTGRVDLWQTVIAMNEGKFLTGWGIGGFWVMDSPHLVPLFETFPWLPNQAHEGYIDMLSQTGLVGLSLLLVMIAAYFKRLGRLKKGQVWKWLVISLLVFNLQESVFFRPRHIGHFMFVFAYIALHVDLMKEQGGNRWMGR; translated from the coding sequence ATGCGCGCAATTGAACACCGGATCGTCGGTACGTATTCTGAATCGAGCTACGAGAAATGGGCGCGGGGAGCCTTTCTGGTCTATCTGTTTTTTACGTTTTTCGGTACCTCGGCGCCCTTCCCGGACTTTACGTCGGATCCCCGCGACATCGAGACGTCCAACCCGCTTAACCAGCTCCAGTCGCTCCTGTTCGTCGTCTCGATGGCTTCGCTCGTAGGCAAGCAGGAACAGGTTCGCACCTTTGTCCGCACCGAAAAATACCTCACCCTGCTCCTGGCATGGTGCCTGCTGAGCGTGGCCTGGTCGCCGTATCCGATCGTATCGATCAAGCGCTGGATCGGCCTGTTCGGCGAGGTGATCATCTGTCTGGCCGCCCTGCTGCATTTTCGATGGTCGGAAGAAGCGCTCCGGTATTTTCGGCCCATCCTGTTTTTGTATATCCCGCTCAGCATCCTGGCGGTGCTCTTCATCCATGAAGCCACCCAGTGGGAATTTCCGGCCTGGCGCGGTCTGGCGCCGACGAAAAACAACCTCGGCCAGATCACGCTGTTCAGCATCGTACTCTGGTGCGGCATCATCCCCTACAACCGGAAACGCCTGATCAATCTGACACACTACGCGATGCTGGCGCTGACGGTCATCCTGTTTATCGGGGCGCGCAGCACGACGTCGTATCTCGCCGGCCTGGTTACGCTGGGGGTGCTCCTGATCACCCGCGCCAGCATGTGGCTCGAGCAACCGTTGTTCACGCGGGTCTACACCACGGCGCTTCTGACGGGGATGGTGCTGATCGGGACGATCATTGTCGTCGGCGCTCCCGATTTGCTCGCTTCGTTTTTCGGGTTGTTCGGGAAAGACCTCACCTTTACCGGGCGCGTCGACCTCTGGCAGACGGTGATCGCGATGAACGAGGGCAAGTTTCTGACGGGCTGGGGGATCGGTGGCTTCTGGGTGATGGACAGCCCGCATCTCGTGCCGCTTTTCGAGACCTTTCCGTGGCTGCCGAACCAGGCGCACGAGGGGTACATCGACATGCTCAGCCAGACGGGTCTGGTGGGGCTTTCGCTGCTGCTCGTTATGATCGCGGCGTATTTCAAGCGGCTGGGCCGGCTCAAGAAAGGTCAGGTCTGGAAGTGGCTGGTGATCAGCCTGCTGGTGTTCAACCTCCAGGAGTCGGTGTTTTTCCGCCCGAGGCATATCGGCCATTTTATGTTCGTGTTCGCATATATCGCCCTCCATGTCGACCTCATGAAAGAGCAGGGGGGGAATCGATGGATGGGAAGGTGA
- a CDS encoding ABC transporter ATP-binding protein translates to MLAKPLVLEAITKRYGTRPPVIDGFSHRFEPATATGLVGPNGAGKTTLLRMLWVLAHPSDGHIRYGTIDIHEKPYEYLAEVGIVHDEDALPLHATAVEFLSFVLRQRGQWGADARARIDALLDVLMLDEHREELIATYSTGMRKKTQIAAALIAGPALLLMDEPFRGLDVATRDAVTGLLKRFKADGGSIVMSSHMQDTIDALCDETIGLGKRSST, encoded by the coding sequence ATGCTGGCTAAACCGCTCGTTCTCGAGGCCATCACGAAACGCTACGGCACGCGCCCGCCGGTGATCGACGGGTTTTCGCACCGCTTCGAGCCGGCGACCGCTACGGGGCTGGTGGGGCCGAACGGCGCCGGCAAAACGACGCTGCTCCGCATGCTGTGGGTGCTCGCCCACCCGAGCGATGGACATATCCGTTATGGCACGATCGATATCCACGAAAAACCCTACGAATACCTCGCCGAGGTGGGTATCGTGCACGACGAGGATGCGCTCCCGCTGCACGCCACGGCCGTCGAGTTTCTCTCGTTCGTGCTGCGTCAACGCGGGCAGTGGGGGGCGGACGCCCGCGCCCGCATCGACGCGCTGCTGGATGTGCTGATGCTGGACGAGCACCGGGAGGAACTGATCGCGACCTATTCGACCGGAATGCGGAAGAAGACGCAGATCGCGGCCGCGCTGATCGCCGGGCCGGCGCTGCTGCTGATGGATGAGCCGTTCCGCGGACTCGACGTGGCCACGCGGGATGCCGTCACCGGGCTCCTCAAACGCTTCAAGGCGGACGGCGGCTCGATCGTAATGTCCAGCCACATGCAGGATACGATCGATGCGCTTTGCGACGAGACGATCGGGCTTGGGAAACGGTCGTCCACATAA
- a CDS encoding LamG-like jellyroll fold domain-containing protein — protein sequence MPAPRLIARCASLLLLGIAASCAPEPPARLHPVFYASFDAGLSADIAAGDSVLYVAPTPDALDAREPLSTGNPLARRVPGGRAGHALRVASDWNPVVLYRAAGNVPYAASDWSGTFSLWLKVDPETGLAPGYSDPFVVTDKNWDDAALYVDLTQDDVPRHFRFAAFADKAVWNPEQIPWDDIAPAMRPMIDVADPPFSGDAWTHIALVFEQLNTGGGQITGYLNGRPVGSLEGRDLRLTWDLDRAVMLLGRHYTGLIDEVAVFDRALEAGDIQTLYEQPASDLFRP from the coding sequence ATGCCAGCGCCCCGCCTCATCGCACGTTGTGCCTCGCTGCTGCTCCTGGGCATCGCCGCCTCCTGCGCACCGGAACCACCGGCACGGCTACACCCTGTCTTTTACGCCTCATTCGATGCCGGCCTGAGCGCCGACATCGCCGCCGGCGACTCCGTGCTCTACGTCGCGCCGACGCCGGACGCCCTCGATGCCCGCGAACCGCTCTCGACCGGAAACCCGCTGGCCCGGCGCGTCCCCGGCGGCCGCGCCGGCCATGCCCTGCGCGTGGCCAGCGACTGGAACCCGGTCGTCCTCTACCGCGCCGCGGGCAATGTGCCCTATGCGGCATCCGACTGGTCGGGCACGTTTTCGCTGTGGCTGAAGGTCGATCCGGAGACCGGGCTGGCGCCCGGCTACAGCGACCCCTTCGTGGTGACGGACAAGAACTGGGATGACGCCGCGCTGTACGTCGATTTGACCCAGGACGATGTCCCCCGCCATTTTCGGTTCGCCGCGTTTGCCGACAAGGCGGTCTGGAACCCGGAGCAGATCCCCTGGGATGACATCGCGCCGGCGATGCGCCCGATGATCGACGTGGCCGACCCGCCGTTCTCCGGCGACGCCTGGACGCATATAGCGCTCGTCTTCGAGCAGTTGAATACCGGCGGCGGGCAGATCACCGGCTATCTGAACGGACGCCCGGTCGGAAGCCTGGAAGGCCGTGACCTGCGGCTCACCTGGGACCTCGACCGGGCCGTGATGCTGCTGGGCCGGCACTACACCGGCCTGATCGACGAGGTCGCCGTTTTCGATCGCGCCCTGGAAGCCGGCGACATCCAGACCCTGTACGAGCAACCCGCATCCGACCTGTTCCGTCCCTGA
- a CDS encoding DUF1080 domain-containing protein has product MRALTLLLLLALAGCVASAPGVRTERAATIDGAGPGWEDLTEADFVDVNGDPDTWTWDGTLVRTTGNPIGVYRSREAFENFELIVEWRHLESAGNSGVFVWVPLQALAGLPPGNLPDYGIEVQMLDHGYTRQYIERSGNAADWFTTNGDIFPVGHSVLTPFPPTSPNGVRSFPRKNLSHGVGEWNHYYVRAINGEVRLWVNGEEVSGGTGAHPSRGHLCLEAEGAPVEFRKIRIRRLP; this is encoded by the coding sequence ATGCGCGCACTCACCCTGCTTCTCCTTCTCGCCCTCGCCGGCTGCGTCGCCTCGGCGCCCGGAGTCCGAACCGAGCGGGCCGCCACGATCGACGGCGCCGGCCCCGGTTGGGAAGACCTCACCGAGGCAGACTTCGTGGATGTGAACGGCGATCCCGACACGTGGACGTGGGACGGCACCCTGGTACGCACGACCGGCAACCCCATCGGCGTGTACCGGTCCCGGGAGGCATTCGAAAACTTCGAGCTGATCGTCGAATGGCGTCATCTCGAATCGGCGGGCAACTCGGGCGTGTTCGTCTGGGTGCCGCTGCAGGCGCTGGCCGGCCTCCCCCCCGGCAACTTGCCCGACTACGGCATCGAGGTCCAGATGCTCGACCACGGCTACACCCGGCAATACATCGAACGAAGCGGCAATGCGGCCGACTGGTTCACCACCAACGGCGACATCTTCCCCGTCGGGCACTCGGTGCTCACGCCGTTTCCGCCGACCTCCCCGAACGGCGTGCGCAGCTTCCCGCGCAAAAACCTGAGCCACGGCGTCGGCGAGTGGAATCACTACTACGTGCGGGCCATCAACGGCGAGGTGCGGCTCTGGGTCAACGGCGAGGAGGTCTCCGGCGGCACCGGCGCCCATCCGTCGCGGGGTCACCTCTGCCTGGAGGCGGAGGGCGCCCCGGTCGAATTCAGGAAGATCCGAATCCGCCGGCTTCCCTGA
- a CDS encoding acyl-CoA desaturase — protein MELNAVKFDNQQSQSFVSDLKKRVNAYFDTHQISRKANGAMFFKTFAMLLMTFGPYALILTNRFSPWEMLGLAVLMGIGMAGIGFSISHDALHGAYSSNQRVNTLLGLSFDLLGANGYLWKITHNVIHHTYTNIQGIDEDLEVSPLLRLSPESEHKPIHRYQHLYGLAAYGFSTLNWVFAKDYMYLLRSSLGPYRNVKHPPREIAILLGMKVLFYVYTIVIPLMVLDVTWWQFAIGYLAMHLTAGFILGVVFQLAHVVEGPEHFTSKNGDSMEDAWIVHEMKTTANFGRSNKLLCWYVGGLNFQIEHHLFPKVCSIHYPAISPIVEQVAREHGIPYHHHPTLREAVASHLRMLKTLGNPQPTPVPEPVAVS, from the coding sequence GTGGAACTCAACGCCGTAAAATTCGACAATCAGCAGTCGCAATCGTTCGTTTCGGATCTAAAAAAGCGGGTAAATGCGTATTTCGACACGCATCAGATTTCCCGAAAGGCCAATGGGGCGATGTTTTTTAAGACGTTCGCCATGCTGCTGATGACCTTCGGCCCCTACGCGCTTATCCTCACGAATCGGTTCAGCCCTTGGGAGATGCTCGGGCTGGCGGTGTTGATGGGGATCGGCATGGCCGGCATCGGCTTCTCCATCTCGCACGACGCGCTCCACGGCGCCTACTCGTCCAACCAGCGCGTCAACACGCTGCTCGGCCTGTCGTTCGACCTGCTCGGCGCCAACGGCTATCTCTGGAAGATCACGCACAACGTGATCCACCATACCTATACCAATATCCAGGGGATCGACGAAGACCTGGAAGTCTCCCCGCTCCTCCGGCTGTCGCCCGAATCCGAGCACAAACCCATCCACCGCTATCAGCACCTCTACGGCCTGGCGGCGTACGGATTTTCGACGCTGAACTGGGTATTTGCGAAGGATTACATGTATCTCCTGCGCTCCAGCCTCGGGCCCTACCGCAACGTAAAACATCCCCCCCGCGAAATCGCCATCCTGCTCGGGATGAAGGTCCTCTTTTATGTCTACACCATCGTGATTCCCCTGATGGTGCTCGATGTGACCTGGTGGCAATTCGCCATCGGCTACCTGGCGATGCACCTGACCGCCGGCTTCATCCTCGGCGTCGTCTTCCAGCTGGCGCACGTCGTCGAAGGCCCCGAGCACTTCACGAGCAAAAACGGGGACTCGATGGAAGACGCCTGGATCGTGCACGAGATGAAGACCACGGCCAACTTCGGCCGCTCGAACAAGCTCCTGTGCTGGTACGTGGGCGGACTCAATTTCCAGATCGAGCACCACCTCTTCCCCAAGGTGTGCAGCATCCACTACCCCGCGATCAGCCCGATCGTCGAACAGGTGGCCAGGGAGCACGGCATCCCGTATCACCACCATCCCACGCTGCGCGAAGCCGTGGCCTCGCACCTGCGCATGCTGAAGACGCTGGGCAATCCCCAGCCGACGCCCGTCCCCGAACCGGTCGCCGTTTCCTGA
- a CDS encoding amidase codes for MPLDRRRFLARLSAAGFSGGLFPGALYTVAAQGAAEDEAEITVEMIEQAEQLAGLSFTPEQRAMMRDDLQRNREGFREMRAYPLVNSVAPALQFDLRAGGATIPQGPVRRLTDWSPPATALPGSDEDLAYLSVAGLASLLKTRKITSLRLTQFFIDRLKRYDERLHAVITLTEERALAQARAADRELDAGRWRGPLHGVPWGAKDLLSVRGYRTTWGAAPYRDQEIDADADVVRRLDDAGAVLVAKLTLGALAMGDVWFDDITRNPWNLDQGSSGSSAGPGSAVSAGLVPFAIGSETLGSIVSPSTRNGITGLRPTFGRVSKGGAMALSWSMDKLGPMCRSAEDCALVFDAIHGRGEGDATSYDAPFAWDPSRAASIRVGYLASAFEEDYAGKQADAATLDVLRSLGYDLKPIALPDRPIGAMRMLLIVEAAASFDALTRSGRTDWMVRQTAGSWPNSFRQARFIPAVEYVQANRHRTLLMRDMEAVMADVDVFVSPSFGGGTLLTTNLTGHPAVCVPNRFDPLENPPDQRRRAPGSITFIGGLFKDAETLAVAHAYQQATDFHLRRPALE; via the coding sequence ATGCCGCTCGATCGTCGTCGTTTTCTCGCCCGCTTGTCGGCCGCCGGATTTTCGGGCGGACTGTTTCCCGGAGCCCTTTATACGGTCGCGGCGCAGGGCGCGGCGGAGGATGAGGCGGAGATTACGGTGGAGATGATCGAGCAGGCCGAGCAACTCGCCGGCCTGTCATTTACCCCGGAGCAGCGCGCCATGATGCGCGACGATCTCCAGCGCAACCGCGAGGGGTTCCGAGAGATGCGGGCGTATCCGCTTGTCAACAGCGTCGCGCCGGCCCTGCAGTTCGACCTGCGCGCCGGCGGGGCCACGATACCCCAGGGGCCCGTGCGGCGGTTGACGGACTGGTCTCCGCCGGCCACGGCGCTTCCGGGGTCGGACGAGGATCTGGCCTACCTGTCCGTCGCCGGCCTCGCGTCGCTGCTGAAGACCCGCAAAATCACCTCGCTCCGCCTGACGCAGTTCTTTATCGATCGGCTCAAGCGTTACGACGAGCGGCTCCATGCGGTGATTACACTGACGGAAGAGCGCGCGCTGGCGCAGGCGCGGGCGGCCGACCGGGAGCTGGACGCCGGCCGCTGGCGCGGGCCGCTCCACGGCGTGCCCTGGGGGGCCAAGGACCTGCTTTCCGTGCGGGGCTACCGGACGACCTGGGGCGCCGCGCCGTACCGCGACCAGGAGATTGACGCCGACGCCGACGTGGTCCGCCGGCTCGACGACGCCGGCGCCGTGCTCGTCGCCAAGCTGACGCTGGGCGCGCTGGCGATGGGGGATGTCTGGTTCGACGACATCACGCGCAACCCCTGGAATCTCGATCAGGGATCGAGCGGGTCGTCCGCCGGACCGGGTTCTGCCGTCTCGGCCGGCCTCGTGCCGTTCGCCATCGGGTCCGAGACGCTGGGCTCCATCGTGTCGCCGAGCACGCGCAACGGCATCACGGGGTTGCGGCCCACGTTCGGGCGGGTGAGCAAGGGCGGCGCCATGGCGCTGTCCTGGTCGATGGACAAGCTGGGCCCGATGTGCCGCTCGGCCGAAGACTGCGCGCTGGTATTCGATGCCATCCATGGACGCGGCGAGGGCGACGCCACAAGTTACGACGCGCCGTTCGCATGGGATCCATCGCGCGCGGCCTCGATCCGGGTGGGGTATCTGGCGTCGGCGTTCGAAGAAGACTACGCCGGCAAGCAGGCCGATGCCGCCACGCTGGACGTGCTGCGGTCGCTGGGGTACGACCTGAAGCCGATCGCGCTCCCGGACCGGCCCATTGGCGCCATGCGGATGCTGCTGATCGTGGAGGCCGCCGCGTCGTTCGACGCGTTGACGCGTTCGGGGCGGACCGACTGGATGGTCCGGCAGACCGCGGGGTCCTGGCCCAACTCCTTCAGGCAGGCGCGATTCATCCCGGCGGTGGAATACGTGCAGGCCAACCGCCACCGGACGCTGCTGATGCGGGACATGGAGGCGGTGATGGCCGACGTCGATGTGTTTGTATCGCCTTCGTTCGGGGGCGGCACACTGCTGACGACCAACCTGACCGGCCATCCGGCCGTCTGCGTTCCGAACCGGTTCGATCCGCTTGAAAACCCGCCGGATCAGCGCCGGCGCGCGCCCGGCAGCATCACGTTCATCGGCGGGCTATTCAAGGACGCCGAGACGCTGGCGGTGGCGCACGCGTATCAGCAGGCGACCGACTTCCACCTCCGGCGCCCCGCGCTCGAGTGA
- the tkt gene encoding transketolase, whose protein sequence is MDSLTQDKAVQQTTLTQDAINTIRFLAVDAVQKANSGHPGLPMGAAPMAYVLWQNFLKHSPTNPKWADRDRFVLSAGHGSMLLYALLHLTGYDLPLDELKQFRQLHSKTPGHPENFQTVGVETTTGPLGQGAATAVGMAIAERMLAARFNRPNYKIVDHYTYVLVSDGDLMEGVSAEAASMAGHLGLGKLIFLYDDNDISIDGSTDITFTEDVGRRFDAYGWHVLHVEDGNDVAEVAAALEAARKETARPSLIVVRTVIGFGSPNKQGTSGIHGSPLGDEEVRLTKRNLGWPEDATFRIPDDVRKHFRKAVDAGKQGEAAWNETFSAYRTAFPDLAAEFERWMAGELPEGWENSLPTFGVDEKSASRVSGGKVMNAIAPVIENLVGGSADLTPSNNTGLKGEGDFQRDSPEGRYLRFGVREHGMAAICNGISLHGGLRPFCGTFLIFSDYMRPALRLSALMRQPVIYVLTHDSIGQGEDGPTHQPIEHYMSLRAIPNLNFIRPADANEVAEAWRTAIASSDRPTVLAFSRQNLPTLDRTKYAPASGARKGAYVLSDCEGTPELIIMATGSEVHVALGAAERLTSEGRRVRVVSMPCWELFEEQTQAYRDSVLPPNVRKRLSVEAGVTMGWERYVGMDGKTFGIDRFGESAPGNDLFKYFGFTADNIAAEGRSLLG, encoded by the coding sequence ATGGACTCATTGACTCAGGATAAAGCCGTGCAGCAGACCACGCTCACCCAGGATGCCATCAATACCATTCGCTTTCTGGCCGTAGACGCCGTTCAAAAAGCCAACAGCGGCCACCCCGGTCTCCCGATGGGCGCCGCGCCGATGGCCTACGTGCTCTGGCAGAACTTCCTGAAGCATAGTCCGACGAATCCGAAATGGGCGGATCGCGATCGCTTCGTCCTCTCCGCCGGCCATGGCTCGATGCTGCTCTACGCGCTCCTGCACCTGACCGGGTACGACCTTCCCCTCGACGAACTCAAGCAGTTCCGCCAGCTCCACAGCAAGACGCCCGGGCATCCCGAGAACTTCCAGACCGTAGGCGTCGAGACGACAACCGGCCCGCTCGGGCAGGGCGCCGCGACGGCCGTCGGGATGGCGATCGCGGAGCGGATGCTCGCGGCGCGGTTCAACCGGCCGAATTACAAGATCGTCGATCACTACACCTACGTGCTGGTGTCCGACGGCGACCTGATGGAAGGGGTGTCGGCCGAAGCCGCCTCGATGGCCGGCCACCTCGGACTCGGCAAGCTGATCTTCCTGTACGACGACAACGATATCTCGATCGACGGCAGCACGGACATCACCTTCACGGAGGATGTCGGCCGGCGTTTCGATGCGTACGGGTGGCATGTGCTGCACGTGGAAGACGGCAATGACGTGGCGGAAGTCGCCGCGGCGCTCGAAGCGGCGCGGAAGGAGACGGCCCGTCCCTCGCTCATCGTCGTGCGTACGGTCATCGGCTTCGGCAGCCCGAACAAACAGGGCACGTCCGGCATCCACGGCTCGCCGCTCGGCGACGAGGAAGTCCGGCTCACGAAGCGAAACCTCGGCTGGCCCGAAGACGCGACGTTCCGGATCCCCGACGACGTGCGCAAGCACTTCCGCAAGGCGGTCGACGCCGGCAAGCAGGGGGAAGCCGCCTGGAACGAGACCTTCAGCGCCTACCGCACGGCGTTCCCCGATCTCGCGGCCGAGTTCGAGCGCTGGATGGCCGGCGAACTGCCTGAGGGCTGGGAAAACAGCCTGCCGACGTTTGGCGTCGACGAAAAGTCGGCCTCCCGCGTCTCCGGCGGCAAGGTCATGAACGCGATCGCCCCGGTGATCGAAAACCTCGTCGGCGGCTCGGCCGACCTTACGCCGTCGAACAACACGGGGCTGAAGGGCGAGGGCGATTTCCAGCGGGATTCGCCGGAAGGACGCTACCTGCGCTTCGGCGTCCGCGAACACGGCATGGCGGCCATCTGCAACGGCATCAGCCTGCACGGCGGCCTGCGTCCGTTCTGCGGTACCTTCCTGATCTTTAGCGACTACATGCGGCCGGCGCTGCGCCTGAGCGCCCTCATGCGCCAGCCGGTCATCTACGTGCTCACGCACGACTCCATCGGGCAGGGCGAGGACGGTCCGACGCACCAGCCGATCGAGCACTACATGTCGCTCCGCGCCATCCCGAACCTGAACTTCATCCGCCCGGCCGACGCCAACGAAGTGGCGGAAGCCTGGCGCACGGCCATCGCCTCCTCGGATCGCCCGACCGTGCTGGCGTTCAGCCGGCAGAACCTGCCGACGCTCGACCGCACGAAGTACGCGCCGGCGTCGGGCGCCCGCAAGGGGGCGTATGTGCTGAGCGACTGCGAAGGCACGCCCGAACTGATCATCATGGCGACAGGCAGTGAAGTCCATGTCGCCCTCGGCGCCGCCGAGCGCCTCACGAGCGAAGGGCGCCGCGTCCGGGTGGTGAGTATGCCGTGCTGGGAGCTTTTCGAGGAGCAGACGCAGGCCTACCGCGACAGCGTGCTGCCGCCGAACGTCCGGAAACGCCTCTCCGTCGAGGCCGGCGTGACGATGGGCTGGGAGCGCTATGTGGGCATGGACGGCAAGACGTTCGGGATCGACCGCTTCGGCGAGTCGGCCCCGGGCAACGACCTGTTCAAGTATTTCGGCTTCACGGCCGACAATATCGCCGCCGAAGGGCGTTCGCTTCTCGGCTAA
- a CDS encoding vitamin K epoxide reductase family protein: MAKKTRKEKEQASRQAAGTAASSAGALSSYRPILDRLVFALGILGIMVTVHLWIQQGRGFDQGCWGFNPPQGGEQLFNCEAVVTSGAGSILGISNVYWGMLFYFGIAVISFLIMRAAPESLALLKRIRAGMIGFGFLYSMYLVNYQINSIGELCALCLTSAAIATTLFGTLVYDWLTEKGSETRLASARKLSGEPRFYAGLALALVVLIGADLAYFNSLPEPPPRVAATPVAPTDAIADDRPLSCVYDSRMADYPNYLNLISPTDPVVGNPDADVVVIEYFDPNCPHCQELHPLMKQMVATHSDSVRFYFIPYPIRDYSVPQIEAMYAANEQGKFTEMVDAQMAMRRTTGINISELRDIAERIGMDVDKMNARLRSNAFRRQIIDQRAKAQDTGMSSVPTVIINGRFMGTRSPGCFAQFVQEAQAAL, translated from the coding sequence ATGGCAAAAAAGACACGTAAAGAGAAAGAACAGGCTTCCCGTCAGGCGGCCGGAACGGCGGCATCTTCGGCCGGCGCCCTGTCGTCCTATCGCCCGATCCTCGACCGGCTCGTCTTCGCGCTGGGCATCCTGGGGATCATGGTCACCGTCCACCTGTGGATTCAGCAGGGGCGTGGATTCGATCAGGGGTGCTGGGGATTCAACCCGCCGCAGGGCGGCGAACAGCTCTTCAATTGCGAAGCGGTGGTCACGAGCGGAGCCGGCTCCATCCTGGGCATCTCCAACGTGTACTGGGGCATGCTCTTCTACTTCGGCATCGCGGTCATCAGTTTTCTGATCATGCGCGCCGCGCCGGAGTCACTCGCGCTGCTCAAGCGCATCCGCGCGGGGATGATCGGGTTCGGCTTCCTCTACTCGATGTACCTGGTGAACTACCAGATCAACAGCATCGGGGAGCTCTGCGCGCTGTGCCTCACATCGGCGGCGATCGCTACGACGCTTTTCGGGACGCTCGTTTACGACTGGCTCACCGAAAAGGGCAGCGAGACCCGGCTGGCCTCGGCCCGCAAGCTGAGCGGCGAGCCGCGTTTTTATGCCGGCCTGGCCCTGGCGCTGGTGGTGCTCATCGGCGCGGATCTCGCCTACTTCAACAGCCTGCCCGAGCCGCCCCCCAGAGTCGCGGCCACGCCGGTCGCGCCCACCGACGCCATCGCGGATGACAGGCCGCTGAGCTGCGTCTACGATTCCCGCATGGCGGATTACCCCAACTACCTCAATCTCATCTCCCCGACCGATCCGGTGGTGGGCAATCCGGATGCCGATGTGGTGGTGATCGAATACTTCGATCCGAACTGCCCGCATTGCCAGGAACTCCATCCTTTGATGAAACAGATGGTGGCGACGCATAGCGACAGCGTGCGGTTCTATTTCATCCCGTACCCGATCCGCGACTATTCGGTGCCGCAGATCGAAGCGATGTACGCCGCCAACGAACAGGGCAAGTTTACCGAGATGGTCGACGCGCAGATGGCGATGCGCCGCACGACGGGCATCAACATCAGCGAACTGCGCGACATCGCCGAACGCATCGGGATGGATGTGGACAAGATGAACGCGCGCCTTCGGTCGAATGCGTTCCGCCGGCAAATCATCGATCAGCGCGCCAAGGCCCAGGATACCGGCATGAGCAGCGTCCCGACGGTCATCATCAACGGCCGGTTCATGGGGACGCGTTCGCCCGGGTGTTTCGCGCAATTCGTGCAGGAAGCGCAGGCGGCGTTGTAA
- a CDS encoding methyltransferase domain-containing protein, which produces MLPARLPKSSIPGLYTWIAPTHDWLAVLVEARARRLGIEKAAIRDGETLIEVAVGTALSFARLVAANPSGTNEGIDLTPAMLRQAERRMKRRRLTNYRLQLGDAYALPFPDASADLLVNSYMFDLLPESDFVPVLREFHRVLRPGGRLVQMNLTLAETWPQRLWDGLYRLHPAILGGCRGITTAPALAQAGFERIERTFVSQLTFPSEVVTGIRGDG; this is translated from the coding sequence ATGCTTCCCGCCCGCCTCCCCAAGTCGTCGATACCGGGGCTCTACACCTGGATCGCGCCCACGCACGACTGGCTGGCCGTCCTCGTCGAAGCCCGCGCGCGCCGGCTGGGCATCGAAAAAGCCGCCATCCGCGACGGCGAGACGCTGATTGAGGTCGCGGTAGGCACCGCCCTGTCCTTCGCCCGCCTCGTCGCCGCCAACCCCTCCGGGACCAATGAGGGCATCGACCTCACGCCGGCGATGCTCCGCCAGGCCGAGCGCCGCATGAAACGGCGCCGACTGACCAACTACCGGCTCCAGCTGGGCGATGCGTATGCCCTGCCGTTTCCCGATGCCAGCGCGGACCTCCTGGTCAACAGCTACATGTTCGACCTGCTCCCGGAATCCGACTTCGTCCCGGTCCTGCGCGAATTCCACCGCGTGCTGCGTCCGGGCGGGCGGCTCGTGCAGATGAACCTGACCCTCGCCGAAACGTGGCCTCAACGGCTCTGGGACGGCCTCTACCGCCTCCACCCCGCCATCCTGGGCGGCTGCCGCGGCATCACGACCGCGCCGGCACTGGCCCAAGCCGGCTTCGAACGCATAGAACGCACCTTCGTCAGCCAGCTCACGTTTCCTTCCGAAGTCGTGACGGGAATTCGGGGGGATGGTTAG